The Porites lutea chromosome 4, jaPorLute2.1, whole genome shotgun sequence genome contains a region encoding:
- the LOC140934477 gene encoding galanin receptor 2b-like, translated as MVHPAGINSTIANTHHLLSILTTSFLVLGLLLSLFIIGVAANVVVCITLTRECRLKRHLSNFMLFHLSVTDMVYRLIVLPSYLIATILPVESKDLICKISQTLLSLVHAAIFTSLVVIALDRHHAITKPFQRLRHKPNFLICIMAVWGYSTVCAFPHIFTENITTFIGSNNTYYNHRGVNITIVYRVCAPLSTFKDSVNQKIITTAYFTLGFLLPLVILTVAYSSIAVFLRRKSRNGSTSQAAMKSKGKALRMLVLMVLGFVVCIGTPQLHDLMIAFGYGTTAFSIFAFILQLSSSLVNVLIYGFYSAEFRQRLTCLGK; from the coding sequence ATGGTTCACCCTGCTGGTATTAATTCGACGATTGCAAATACTCATCATCTGTTATCTATCCTGACTACGTCATTTCTGGTTTTGGGCCtgcttctttctcttttcatcATTGGTGTTGCTGCTAACGTTGTTGTCTGCATAACATTGACTCGCGAATGTCGTTTGAAAAGACACCTGTCAAACTTTATGCTTTTCCATCTCTCGGTCACAGACATGGTATATCGGCTTATAGTTCTACCTTCCTATCTTATAGCCACAATTTTACCGGTGGAAAGTAAGgatttaatttgtaaaatcaGCCAGACTCTACTTTCCTTGGTACACGCAGCAATTTTCACGAGTTTGGTGGTGATCGCATTGGACAGACATCATGCTATAACGAAACCATTTCAAAGGCTGAGACATAAACCAAATTTCTTGATATGCATTATGGCGGTTTGGGGATATTCCACCGTTTGCGCATTTCCGCACATATTCACCGAAAACATCACTACATTCATTGGGTCAAACAACACTTATTACAATCACCGGGGAGTCAATATAACCATTGTATACCGTGTGTGTGCGCCTCTATCTACTTTCAAAGATTCAGTCAATCAAAAGATAataacaactgcctattttacTCTGGGATTCCTGTTACCACTGGTAATTTTGACGGTGGCATACTCTAGCATCGCTGTTTTTCTGAGGAGGAAAAGTCGTAATGGAAGTACCAGTCAAGCGGCAATGAAATCAAAAGGAAAGGCATTACGCATGCTAGTTTTAATGGTTCTAGGATTTGTCGTTTGTATAGGAACTCCCCAACTGCACGATTTGATGATAGCGTTCGGCTACGGTACCACTGCGTTTTCCATTTTCGCATTCATACTTCAGTTGTCAAGTTCCCTGGTTAATGTTTTAATTTATGGGTTCTACTCTGCTGAATTCAGGCAAAGACTAACATGTTTAGGGAAGTAA